The proteins below are encoded in one region of Silene latifolia isolate original U9 population chromosome 2, ASM4854445v1, whole genome shotgun sequence:
- the LOC141643439 gene encoding uncharacterized protein LOC141643439, which produces MGSKRRGKKGKGKGNMKVGDEGSRNKTVTVMEEQSARKETVAETEKKESDMLLCVFLVRTRQTTTEEKSVSVLRGPVCRKEDFHFIDLRSKSVIPNYFPSILNCVGLGTMFMFNHQVYIFGDINQYHQLPVQHKHNVISSDNHIHKHTGSSRLSLLKRWEPFEMPGCNRNMVNPVALCDKLYCFGYPFLRPEVHDPWGSKGWNPLLLPDHLVEKRVSFPVLLDPLNNRVIVHFPDMGMLYAFYPTPDTDNIDKVEEDGYGYGYGYGGDWKCLVPKFYTWHYNLAIADNIIFFHDCVLEPDFAAYDMNTSTWLNIVWDLSKIDRFPMDFDAIFTLSHKGLMCLAGGFGTDVHFLRFRLKRTSDKDLILTAIDYQMHNIPPATGINDIILFLGNDDLQ; this is translated from the exons ATGGGTAGCAAACGAAGAGGTAAGAAAGGAAAGGGTAAAGGAAACATGAAGGTGGGGGACGAAGGTTCTAGAAACAAGACAGTGACGGTGATGGAGGAGCAAAGTGCAAGAAAGGAGACGGTGGCGGAGACGGAGAAGAAGGAAAGTGATATGCTTTTGTGTGTTTTCTTGGTTCGTACCCGTCAAACAACAACAGAAGAAAAGTCCGTTTCCGTTTTGCGTGGGCCCGTTTGTCGTAAGGAAGATTTCCATTTTATTGACTTAAGGTCCAAATCCGTCATCCCGAATTACTTTCCTTCGATTCTCAACTGTGTCGGACTTGGGACAATGTTTATGTTTAACCACCAAGTTTATATCTTCGGAGATATTAACCAATACCATCAGTTGCCCGTCCAGCACAAGCACAATGTAATATCTTCGGACAACCACATTCACAAACACACGGGTTCGTCTCGCTTATCTTTACTTAAACGTTGGGAGCCCTTTGAAATGCCTGGCTGCAACCGAAATATGGTCAATCCTGTTGCCTTATGCGATAAACTGTATTGCTTCGGTTACCCCTTCCTTCGTCCTGAAGTTCACGACCCTTGGGGATCCAAGGGTTGGAATCCCTTGCTCTTGCCCGACCATCTTGTTGAGAAACGAGTTTCATTTCCGGTACTTCTTGATCCTTTAAATAATCGTGTGATCGTTCACTTTCCCGATATGGGCATGTTGTATGCTTTCTATCCTACCCCTGATACTGACAACATTGACAAGGTTGAAGAAGATGGTTATGGTTATGGTTATGGTTATGGTGGTGATTGGAAATGTCTTGTCCCCAAATTTTATACATGGCATTATAATCTTGCTATTGCAGATAACATCATTTTTTTCCATGATTGCGTCTTAGAACCCGATTTTGCTGCTTATGACATGAACACCTCTACTTGGTTGAATATTGTATGGGATTTAAGTAAGATTGATAGATTTCCTATGGATTTTGATGCCATCTTCACTTTGTCTCATAAGGGGTTGATGTGTTTGGCGGGTGGGTTTGGTACTGATGTTCACTTCCTAAGGTTCCGACTCAAGCGTACCAGTGACAAGGACTTAATACTCACTGCAATTGATTACCAGATGCACAACATTCCTCCTGCCACCGGCATTAATGATATCATCCTTTTTTTG GGTAATGATGATTTACAATGA
- the LOC141643441 gene encoding uncharacterized protein LOC141643441, whose amino-acid sequence MSCSSSSGSEEEEEEEFESYRKGGYHAVRVGDSFNGGRYIAQRKLGWGQFSTVWLAYDIQTSGFVALKIQKSAPQFAQAALHEIEVLSAIADGDSSNSKCVVQLIDHFKHMGPNGQHLCMVLECLGDSLLRLIRYNHHKGLDFNKVREICKCILIGLDYLHRELNILHTDLKPENILLVSPIDPSKDPIRSKLTPILERPEGINLNGGITMNFIEKKLKRRAKRVVARISERRASMGQNPKPQRSLDGINMRCKVVDFGSACWADQQFMEEIQTRQYRAPEVILRSGYSASADMWSFACTAFELATGDMLFAPKGGQGFSEDEDHLALMQELLGKMPKKIANGGVRSKDYFDRYGDLKRIRRLKYWSLDRLLVEKYNFPETEAREFASFLCPILDFAPEKRPTAQQCLQHSWLKPVFTMHDNSNKDKLSVGMKNLQI is encoded by the exons ATGTCTTGTTCATCATCTTCAGGgtcagaagaagaagaggaggaggagtttgAATCATATAGAAAAGGAGGTTATCATGCTGTTAGAGTTGGTGATTCCTTTAATGGTGGTCGTTATATTGCTCAAAGAAAATTGGGTTGGGGTCAATTTTCCACTGTTTGGCTTGCTTATGATATTCAGACTTCT GGTTTTGTagctttgaagattcaaaagagTGCACCACAGTTTGCACAGGCTGCTCTTCACGAAATTGAAGTCCTTTCAGCAATAGCCGATGGAGACTCGTCGAATTCCAAGTGTGTTGTCCAATTGATTGATCATTTCAAGCATATGGGTCCAAATGGGCAACATTTGTGCATGGTCCTTGAATGTCTTGGAGATAGCTTACTCCGACTGATTCGATATAATCATCACAAAGGTCTAGATTTCAATAAAGTTAGAGAAATTTGCAAATGTATTTTGATAGGCTTGGACTATCTTCATCGAGAACTTAATATACTTCACACCGACCTAAAGCCAGAAAATATCCTCCTAGTTTCTCCCATTGATCCTTCTAAAGATCCCATCAGATCTAAGCTTACCCCAATTCTCGAGAGACCCGAAGGAATAAACCTTAATGGTGGAATAACCATGAATTTTATCGAGAAAAAGCTTAAGAGAAGGGCAAAAAGAGTGGTGGCCAGGATTTCCGAGAGAAGGGCCTCAATGGGACAAAACCCAAAGCCACAAAGATCTTTGGACGGGATCAATATGAGGTGCAAAGTTGTAGATTTTGGTAGTGCTTGTTGGGCAGATCAGCAGTTCATGGAAGAAATACAGACGAGGCAGTATAGAGCTCCCGAAGTTATTCTTCGTTCTGGCTACTCAGCTTCAGCCGATATGTGGTCATTTGCTTGTACAGCATTTGAGCTTGCTACCGGTGACATGTTGTTTGCTCCTAAAGGTGGACAAGGCTTTAGTGAGGATGAG GATCATCTTGCGCTAATGCAGGAACTTCTTGGAAAAATGCCTAAGAAG ATAGCCAATGGGGGAGTAAGGTCAAAGGATTACTTTGACAGGTATGGCGATCTCAAGCGGATCAGAAGATTGAAATACTGGTCCCTCGATCGTCTCCTTGTCGAGAAATACAATTTCCCTGAAACAGAAGCTCGGGAATTTGCCAGTTTTCTGTGCCCAATTCTTGATTTTGCCCCGGAGAAGCGGCCTACTGCCCAACAGTGCTTACAACACTCGTGGCTTAAACCGGTTTTTACTATGCATGACAACTCTAACAAAGATAAATTATCTGTCGGAATGAAGAACCTTCAGATTTAA